The Pseudanabaena sp. PCC 6802 genomic interval TTTGCCCGTTCTGCCCTTACGCATTGGAGTTGTCACTTCCGCTACTGGTGCAGCCGTGCAGGACATTCTCAGTACATTAGCGCGGCGATCGCCCCATTGCCGCGTCTATCTCTGTCCGGCTGCTGTCCAGGGCGAAGCGGCTCCCTATGAAATTGCTAATGCGATCGCTGCGCTCGATCGGGTGAATGTGGATGTGGCGATCGTGGGGCGTGGAGGAGGCTCTCTCGAAGATCTGTGGGCATTTAATACCGCAACCGTCGCCCAGGCAATTTATGACTCGGTCGTTCCCATTGTTGCGGCGGTGGGACATGAAACTGACTTTACGATCGCCGATTTCGTGGCGGATGTTAGGGCTGCCACCCCTACAGCAGCGGCTGAGCTAGTTACCCAATTTCATCAGCTAGCGTTAATGCAGCTACTCCATCAAAACGCCGAGCGTCTTTACGCTGGGATACAAAATGCAATCGTGCAACGCCATCAGCAGATTGACTCTTTATCTCGCAGTTATGCCTTTCAACGGTTTAAAGATCGCCTGCAAAACTACGCGCAACAGGTGGATGATGCTGAAACCAGTTTAAGATCGGATATTCGACGATGCATCGATCGCTCGAACTCCAAACTAGAGGCGATCGCCTCCCATGCCAAGTCTCTACATCCCCTCGCACCCCTAAAGCGGGGGTTTGCCTTACTAGAAGCCGATGGGCGCGCGGTTAAAGTCGATGAGTCATTGGAAAATTGCGATCGCATTGCGATTATCCGCCAACACGAAGTGGCATATGTCAAAATTGAGCAGGTTCAACCTGGACAAGGGTTAAACCCATTAGCTGAGGATTGGGATATCAATACCAACGTGGAAGATAGTGGAATATAGTTAAGATTCTATGCCTAGAGCAAAATCAACATCAACGCCATCATTTGAACAGCAACTCGAACGCCTGGAGCAAATTGTTGAAGTTTTAGATCGGGGTGATGCGCCCTTAGATGAATTATTGAAGCTGTATGAAGAGGGGATGGCACTTACCCAAACCTGTCGCCTTTATCTGGAAACAGCACAACAAAAGATCGTAATAATTGACGGTCAGACTTCTGCATCCACTGCCAACCGGATCGATTCAGAGGATGAATTTTAAGCGATCGAACCCAATCTATTTTTTGCCACCCTGAGTACGCAGGCGGTAAGTGATGCGTCCTTTAGTCAGATCGTACGGGGTTAGCTCCACCTTGACGCGATCGCCTGGCAAAATCTTGATATAGTTGCGACGAATCTTACCGGAAATATGAGCCAAAACATTGAAGCCATTATCCAGATCGACTCGAAACATAGCATTAGGCAGCGAGTCAGTCACCGTACCTTCCATCTCGATCACATCTTGTTTAGACAAGCAATTTCTCCAGTTTTAATGTTGGGACAGTTTCGTTTTGATGGCCTGGCTTACCTCAGCCATTGATGGCGTACCATCAATTGGGGTAACGTCCTTTCCATAGAATTCTAGCAAAGGTCTTGTTTTTTCGTAGTATTCCTTTAGGCGGTTCTCGATTACAGCTTCATTATCGTCTGACCGCCCCTGCTCGCCAGAGCGCAGAGCGAGCCGTTCGATTAAGGTGCGATCGGGCACGTCGAGATTTAACACAAAATCGTATTTTTGGTCGATCTCTGCCAGCAGATCGTTCAAAGCCCGTGCTTGCTTGGTAGTGCGAGGAAAGCCGTCTAAGATCCAGCCAACATTGGTATCGCCTTTAGAAAACCGACTGCGCATTACCTCAATAACTACCTCATCTGGAACTAAAGCCCCAGAATCATTATAAGCCTGCACTTGTTTGCCCAATTCCGTACCCTGCTTAATCTCCGCTCTAAAAATATCACCAGGGGAAATGCGCGGTATGCCTAAATCCTGAGCTAAAATCTCTCCCTGCGTTCCTTTGCCAGATCCTGGCGGCCCCATCAGAATAATTCTAGGCATTACTGCTTAACCATCCCTTCGTAGCGTTGCGAAATAACATATGTTTGAATTTGCTTAGCAGTTTCAATCGCCACACCAACCAGAATCAGCAAAGAAGTTGCGCCAATCCCGCTAAAAGTCTGTACGCCTGTAGCCCGTTCTACAGCAGTCGGAACCACTGCCACTGCACCCAAGAAAATTGCCCCTAATAACGTAAGCCGATTCAGCACGCCGCTGATATACGTGGAAGTAGCAGTGCCAGGACGAATGCCGGGGATACTCGATCCCATCTTCTTGAGGTTTTGCGACAAATCTACGGGGTTGATAATTAACGAAGAGTAAAAATAGCTGAACCCTAGAATCAAGACTAAATAAAGTGCTACGTATCCCCAAGTATTTGGTGCAAGAAAAGTTGAAACTTGCACCAACACTGGGTTGTTAGAAAACTGCCCTAGTGAAGCAGGCAAAATTAATACCGAGGAGGCAAAAATAATTGGCATCACGCCTCCCTGATTCAGCTTTAAGGGCAAATAATTAGCCTGCTCTCGATAAAGCTTGCGTCCTACCTGGCGGCGAGCAGAAATAATCGGAATGCGCCGCGTTCCTTCTTGCACAAATACAATAGCAACGGTCATCAGTAAAAAGACTGCCAGCAAGAGAATCACGCCACCTACTCTAGAACTATCTTCCTGAGCTAGTTTAATCGTGCTGCCCAACGATCTAGGTAAACCAGCTACAATACTGATAAATATCAATAATGAAGCACCATTGCCCACGCCCTTTTCAGTAACCAGCTCGCTTGCCCACATCACAAACATCGAGCCAGCCGACAACGCCAACATGGTTTCAATCAGAAATACTGGTCCGGGGTTTTCCACAGCAGGCACTCCGTTGTAACCGACACCTTGCAGCCAGATGCCAATACCAAACCCCTGTAGTAGCGCCCAACCAAGCGCAACATACCTCGTATATTGCGATATTTTACGCCTGCCAGCTTCACCCTCATTTTTCTGAAGATTCTCCAGGGTGGGCAGTGCCGCCGTCATCAGTTGCATGATAATTGAGGCATTGATATAGGGAATAATACCTAGTGCAAATATCCCTAAAGCTGATAAACCGCCGCCAGAGAAAATATCAATAAAGTTGATAATCTGGTTGCCTTTGACTGCTTGAGAGAAAACTTGTCTATTTACATCAGGTAGGGGAAGGAAAATTCCCAGTCGCACGAGGATCAGTATGCCCATTGTAATTAGCAGCCTGCTTCGGAGTCCGGCTGCCTGTGCCATCTGCATGAATGTTTCCTGTGCTGATGGCGTTTTGCCTTTACTGATTACCATGACGCTTTTGCCCTGAGACGTAATTAAGACCTAAAGAGAAAATAAAATACCTAGCTCTAATTCTACGATATTAGGTATTGGTATAGACCCATGTAGGGTGGGCAATGCCCACCTTGCAAATGCGATAACTAGGCACTCGTGCTGTGACAAGTGCCCCCAGCAGCTTCTATTTTGCTCTTAGCTCCAGTTGAGAAAGAATTTGCGTGGACGGTAAGCGCTACGTTTAGTTCGCCTCTGCCCAAAATCCTCAGCGGCCCATCATTTTGGGTGACAATTCCAGCATCCATCAGCGATTCCATCGTAACGCTGCTACCCTTGGGTAACTGTGCCAAGTTTTCGACGTTAACTATAGTAAAGTGCTTGGGATTGACTATGGGAAAATGCTTTAATTTGGGCAAGCGACGGTAAAGGGGAATCTGACCGCCTTCAAAACCCGGTCTGGTTGGTCTGCCGGAACGCGATTTTTGACCGCGCATTCCAAAACCACCGCTAGCACCCTGCCCGGCGGAGATGCCGCGCCCAACGCGCCGCTTGCGGTGCTTAGCGCCAGCTTGAGGTCTTAAATCTTCGATCTTCATAATCTAAAAGTTATCGGTTACTTAGTTGTGGGCTGGCGTAGGGAGAGATTTAGGCAAAATCCAATGGTTTTAGCTGTATTGAATGCAAAAACTGCCCCTACAGAAACTTTGTTTTCTGGAAATCCTAGTGGTAAAGCGCATCTACAGGGATTTCCCTAGCATTGGCGACATCGCGGAACGTACGCAATGCAGACAAGGCACTAACAGCCGCACGAGCATTGTTGAGCGGGTTGCCCGAGCCTAGTTGCTTGGCCAAAATATTTTTCACTCCAGCTAGTTCCAGAACCGTGCGCACGGCACCACCAGCAATTACACCTGTACCTGGAGACGCGGGACGGATCATCACTTTAGCACCACCACCTACACCACTACTGGGATGGGGAATGGAGTCAGACTTGGTCAAAGGTACTTGTACCAGATGTTTTTTGCCATCAACCACGCCTTTTTTGACGGCACCAATTACGTCGCTGGCTTTGCCAACACCAACACCGACCTGCCCTTTTTCGTTGCCAACGATCACGATCGCTCTAAAACTAAGCTTTTTCCCGCCTTTGACAACTTTAGTGACGCGACGAATTTGCACGACGCGCTCTTGCCATTCCGAATCTTTTTCGGTGCGGGCGGCGCGATCGCCACCTTTTTTAGCATCGCCGCGCTTACCTTTACCGCGCTTTTCCTCAGATCCTTCAGCATCTGAGCCACCGCCGCGACTATTTCTATCTCTTCTACGTTCTGCCATTTTTTTGTTATCTTTTGTTAGTTATCGTGCTAGTTCTCTTTAGTTGCATAACCATTAAAAATCTAACCCAGCTTCGCGTGCTGCTTCAGCCAGTGCTTTGACTCTGCCATGATAGAGGTTGCCGCCGCGATCGAATACTACTTGAGAAATGCCTGCTGCCAAGGCTCGCTTTGCTAATAGTTCGCCCACTTTGGCAGAAGCATCGCAGTTAGAGGTCGATGCTAAGCTTGACTTTAGTTCTACTTCGAGGGTAGAGGCAGCAGCCAGAGTATGCTGTGCGACATCGTCAATCACCTGGGCCACAATATGCTGGTTGGAACGAAATACAGATAGACGCGGGCGATCGGCAGTTCCCGATAGGTGACGGCGAATGCGTTGGTGACGGCTGTGGGTTGCTTGTTTATGACTAACTTTCATAGTGTTTATTTGTGTTAGTAACGAGTTCTAGTTTCTACTTCTTACCTGTCTTACCAGCTTTGCGCCTGACCACTTCACCTGCGTAGCGAATTCCTTTGCCCTTATATACTTCAGGTGGTCTCACCGCACGAATTTGCGCCGCGATATTACCGACAGATTCTTTGTCAATGCCAGTAACTATCACATTAGTGTTATTCTCCACGGCCAGTTGAATTCCTGCTGGTGCTTCTACGGGAACGGGGTTGCTATAGCCCACATTGAGGATGAGAGTAGTACCTTGGACTTGGGCACGATAGCCTACGCCCTGAATCTCCAGGCGGCGTTGAAAACCTTCCGATACACCCTCGACCATATTCGCAACCAGGGTGCGACAGAGTCCGTGCATCTGCCTGGCCGGTCGAGAATCATCGCGACGATTTACCTGTAGAACGCTATCGCTCTGGACAACTTCCACCTGGTTGGGCAAAGTACGTTGTAGTTCGCCTTTAGGTCCCTTAACCGTGACATGCTGCCCGGCAATTGTAACGGTCACCTTATTAGGGACGGGAATGGGGCGTTTACCAATACGAGACATAGACTTTAGCCGTTAGTTTATGAGTAGTAATTACCAAATGAAGCAGAGTACTTCGCCGCCTACACCCTGGCGACGAGCCTCGCGATCTGTCATGATCCCTTGGGATGTTGAAATAATCGCTATACCAATGCCACCCAACACCCGTGGTAAGTCCTTGTGATTTGAATAGACTCGCAACCCAGGACGGCTGACGCGCTTTAGCGTGTTAATAATTGGCTGTCGATTTTTACCCTGATATTTGAGCGAAAGCATGAGGCGGCGGTCAATCCCTTCACCTACTTCTTCAAAATCAGCAATATAACCTTCCTGCTTGAGCACGCGAGCAATGTTCTGCGTCATCTTGGTGGCAGGAATCGCCGTAACTTGATGTCTCGCTAAACAAGCATTGCGAATGCGCGTCAGCATATCGGCGATGGTATCAGTGGTTGCCATCTGTATCTCCTAATTGATCCCGCTTATTGTTCCCGAAAAGGCATATTCATCGCTTTGAGCAAAGCACGTCCTTCTTCATCCGTGTTTGCTGTGGTGACGATCGAAATGTCCATACCTCTAATCTGATCGATGCTGTCATAACTGATCTCTGGAAATATCAACTGTTCGCGCACGCCTAGCGTGTAGTTGCCGCGACCGTCGAAACTCTTGGGGCTAACGCCACGAAAGTCGCGAATCCGAGGCAATGCGAAGTTAATCAGGCGATCTAGAAAGGCATACATGCGATCGCGCCGCAGTGTCACCATCATGCCAATGGGCATACCTTCGCGAATCTTGAACCCAGCGATCGCTTTTTTAGCTCTAGTCACTACGGGCTTTTGGCCTGTAACGATCGCGAGCTCGCTCAGGGATGCTTCCAAAGCCTTGGCATTTTGAGAAGCCTCACCTAGACCGCGATTGACCACAACTTTGTCAAACCTGGGCACTTCATGCACGTTTTGATACTTAAATTGCTCGATCAGCTTGGGGACAGCTTGATTTTTATAGGCATCTTTGAATCGATTAGACATTTCAGTAACTCTAAAATTGTGAATTCCTGGTCTTGGTCAGGAGTGTAAAACTGGTTGCTACGACTTGGCAGGTTTAGCAGGTTAAGAATTCAAAGTTTCCCCTGTTTTCTTTAACATGCGTACCTTTTTCCCAGATTCGGTAAAGGTGTAGCAAACTCGACTGGCAACTTTCTCTTTCTCGGAATAGAGCATCACCTTCGAGCTATGAATGGGAAACTCTTGGGTAAGGATCTGACCGACATCGCCCTCACGTTGGGGCTTTAAGTGCTTCGTCTTAGTGTTAACCCCTTCAACAATCACTTCGCTGGTTTGAGGTAAAACTTTGAGAACTTTACCAACTTTACCCTTACTAACACCGGATATCACCTGCACCATGTCGTCCTTCTTGACATGCATTTTGAATGAGGTGCGATTACCCCTTAACTTGGCTGGCTTATGGGACATTTTTAGAGTACCTCCGGCGCTAAAGATATGATTTTGGTGAAGTTTTTATCGCGCAATTCTCTTGCCACGGGACCAAATACGCGCGTACCTCTGGGATTGCCTTCCTGGTTAATAATCACCGCCGCGTTGTCATCAAACCGGATGCTCATGCCACTTTCGCGGCGAATGCTGTTACGAGTCCGTACGATCACGGCTCTCACGACATCAGACTTTTTCACTGGCATATTGGGAGTGGCATCTTTGACCGCTGCAATAATCACGTCGCCGACTGCGCCAAACTTGCGATTGCCACCAGCTAGAACGCGAATGCAAAGTAGCTTTTTTGCACCGCTGTTATCAGCCACATTTAAGTATGTTTCTTGTTGAATCATCTGTTTCTTCCTGTGTCTCCTGGCTTTTGCCTTGCTGCTAATTTTGCTAGCCCCAGCAATGCCAGAGAGCAATAACTAATAACTACGATTTAACTACTCTGCATTCGATCCGATAATTTCGGTGACAGTCCAGCGCTTGGTGCGGCTGAGGGGACGAGTTTCGCGGATGCGGACGCGATCGCCTTCTTTGCACTTGTTACCCTCATCGTGGGCTTTAAATCGTTTGGTTTTAACCACGATTTTGCCGTACTTGGGATGCGGGGCGCGGTTTTCAATTGCCACCACCACCGTTTTTTCCATCTTGTCGCTTACGACTAGACCAACTCTTTCTTTTACCGCCATCTTTTACGATTCTCCTGACGCTTGCGCTTGGATTTGTCTTGACCGCTCAACTGTCATGAGTTGAGCTAGTTTATGCTTGGCATGTTTAAACATGTGCGGCTGCACTGGTTGCCGGGTTGCCAACTTGAGGCGGTAGTTGAATAGCTCTTTCTTAACTGCAACGATCTCCGTTTGCAGATCCTCGTCGGAAAGCTCGTTTGCTACTTGAATCTTGGGGAGTGCCATGAACTTAATCCTTCTCGCGCTTGATGAATCTGGTTTTGATTGGCATTTTGGCAGCCGCCAGTCGGATTGCCTCTTTGGCAATGTCCTCGGGTACGCCAGCCACTTCAAACATGACTCGACCGGGTTTGATTACCGCTACCCAAAACTCGGGAGCGCCTTTACCAGAACCCATGCGGGTTTCAGCAGCGCGCTGGGTGACGGGTTTATCTGGAAACATGCGAATCCAGATCTTGCCACCACGTCGGATGTAACGGTTCATGGCGCGGCGGCTGGCTTCGATCTGACGAGAAGTAATCCAGGCTGGCTCCAGAGCCTGCATGCCATAATCGCCAAAGTCAAGTTCGTTACCTCTGGTAGCGGGGCCTGCCATGCGACCGCGCTGTTGCTTGCGGAATTTTGTTCGTCTGGGACTTAACATAAGATTTACCCTTTTTAACCCTCTGCTCCGGAACGATCTTCAAACTGCGGACGGCGGCGTTGCTGGCGACGGCGCGGCTGATTTTGTGGCGGCGCAGTTTCTTCACCCGCGATAATCTCGCCTTTAAAAATCCAGACCTTAATCCCGATTACACCGTAGATAGTTTGTGCCGTCTTATAGCTGTAATCAATATCAGCTCTGAGCGTATGCAAAGGCACTCGACCTTCTCTCACCCACTCAGTACGGGCGATTTCTGCACCGTTTAAGCGTCCGCCGATCTGTACTTTGATGCCCTCGACTCCAGCTCGCTGCGCCCTTTGAATTGCCTGGCGGACTACACGACGAAAGGAAACGCGGCGTTCGATCTGTTGGGCAATGTATTCAGCGATCAGGGGGGACTCGGCATCTACTCGCGCCACTTCGACGACATTAATGCGAATCTGGCTGGTGCCGGATTTACGCATGCCATCGCCTTGGGACAGGTGCTTGACCAGACCCTGGCGTAGTTGCTCGATCCCCGAGCCACCACGTCCGACCACAACACCCGGACGGGCGGTACGGATTTCAAGATCGACCTGGTCGGCTTTGCGCTCGATCAGAATTTCGGCAATCCCCGCGCTACTGAGGGTTTTCTCAATGTATTGACGAATTTTATGGTCTTCTTCGGCTAGGGCGGGGTAGCGATCGCCACCAGCAAACCAACGGGATAGGTGAGGTTGCGTAATGCCTAGGCGTAGACCAGTGGGGTGAATCTTCTGACCCATCGATTATGACTCCTGCTGCATTGGTCTAACTACAATCGTGATGTGGCAAGTTGGCTTGCGGATTTGGTAGGCTCTACCTTGGGCGCGGGGACGAAAGCGCTTCAGACTCGATCCCATGTCAGCGTAGGCTTGACTGATCATGAGATCGCCGCGATCCATGCCATTGTTATGCTCGGCGTTTGCCACGGCAGAACGCAAAACCTTGGTAATCGGATCGCAGGCACGGTAAGGCATGAATTCTAAAATCATCAGCGCCTCGCGATAGGAGCGACCTCTGATTTGATCCAGTACCCGTCTGACTTTGTGAGGTGACATGCGGATGTACTTGGCTACGGCCTGCACCTCATCCATTGCTAATAGCATTTCTTACCTCCTTGCCTTTTTATCGCTTTTGGCATGACCGCGAAACGTGCGAGTGGGCGCAAATTCCCCTAGCTTGTGACCTACCATCTGGTCGGTAACGTAGACGGGCACGTGGGTCTTGCCGTTGTGTACGGCTATCGTATGCCCGATCATCTGCGGCAAAATTGTCGAGGCACGGGACCAGGTTTTAATAACCTGCTTGTCGCCCTTGGCATTGAGGGCTTCTACTTTACTGAGAAGGTGATCGGCCACAAATGGACCTTTCTTTAGCGATCGCGGCATAGACTTATACTTTGAATCTGAAACTTTTTATATGGAAACTGAATAGCAGCAAATCATTGGGATTGAGCGCTCAGGTTAATGACTAGGCATTACGTCCGCCCTTACCACGCTTCGAGCCTTTACGACGACGGCGGACGATCAGGGCATTGCTCAGCTTTTTCTTCTTACGAGTTTTGTAACCCAAAGTAGGCTTGCCCCAGGGAGTGACTGGTCCGCTGCGCCCAATAGGGGCACAACCTTCACCACCGCCGTGCGGGTGATCCACAGGGTTCATCACGGAACCGCGTACCATGGGACGACGACCGCGCCAGCGATTGCGACCAGCTTTGCCCAGACTTTGGTTGTTATGCTCGGTATTACCAACCTGACCGATCGTGGCATAACATTCGCGTCGCACCATCCGCACTTCACCAGATGGCAGCTTTAAGGTGACAAAGTCGCCTTCTTTAGCAGCAATCTGAGCGCCAGCCCCTGCTGCCCGTACCATCTGACCGCCCTTACCAGGTGTCATCTCTACGTTATGCACCACAGTACCCAGTGGAATATTAGAAAGAGGTAAAGCATTACCCAGCTCTAATGGTGCGGATTCTCCAGACTGAA includes:
- the rplX gene encoding 50S ribosomal protein L24 — its product is MSHKPAKLRGNRTSFKMHVKKDDMVQVISGVSKGKVGKVLKVLPQTSEVIVEGVNTKTKHLKPQREGDVGQILTQEFPIHSSKVMLYSEKEKVASRVCYTFTESGKKVRMLKKTGETLNS
- the infA gene encoding translation initiation factor IF-1, with product MSKQDVIEMEGTVTDSLPNAMFRVDLDNGFNVLAHISGKIRRNYIKILPGDRVKVELTPYDLTKGRITYRLRTQGGKK
- the rpmC gene encoding 50S ribosomal protein L29, which encodes MALPKIQVANELSDEDLQTEIVAVKKELFNYRLKLATRQPVQPHMFKHAKHKLAQLMTVERSRQIQAQASGES
- the rplV gene encoding 50S ribosomal protein L22, with amino-acid sequence MLLAMDEVQAVAKYIRMSPHKVRRVLDQIRGRSYREALMILEFMPYRACDPITKVLRSAVANAEHNNGMDRGDLMISQAYADMGSSLKRFRPRAQGRAYQIRKPTCHITIVVRPMQQES
- the rpsS gene encoding 30S ribosomal protein S19; protein product: MPRSLKKGPFVADHLLSKVEALNAKGDKQVIKTWSRASTILPQMIGHTIAVHNGKTHVPVYVTDQMVGHKLGEFAPTRTFRGHAKSDKKARR
- a CDS encoding adenylate kinase; this encodes MPRIILMGPPGSGKGTQGEILAQDLGIPRISPGDIFRAEIKQGTELGKQVQAYNDSGALVPDEVVIEVMRSRFSKGDTNVGWILDGFPRTTKQARALNDLLAEIDQKYDFVLNLDVPDRTLIERLALRSGEQGRSDDNEAVIENRLKEYYEKTRPLLEFYGKDVTPIDGTPSMAEVSQAIKTKLSQH
- the rpsQ gene encoding 30S ribosomal protein S17, with the protein product MAVKERVGLVVSDKMEKTVVVAIENRAPHPKYGKIVVKTKRFKAHDEGNKCKEGDRVRIRETRPLSRTKRWTVTEIIGSNAE
- the rpsH gene encoding 30S ribosomal protein S8, whose product is MATTDTIADMLTRIRNACLARHQVTAIPATKMTQNIARVLKQEGYIADFEEVGEGIDRRLMLSLKYQGKNRQPIINTLKRVSRPGLRVYSNHKDLPRVLGGIGIAIISTSQGIMTDREARRQGVGGEVLCFIW
- the rplB gene encoding 50S ribosomal protein L2; its protein translation is MGIRVYKPYTASTRQLAVSDFAEVTKSTPEKSLVVSVHRKKGRNNRGVITSRRRGGGHKQLYRIIDFKRNKHNIPAKVAAVEYDPNRNARIALLFYQDGEKRYILHPKGLEVGAIVQSGESAPLELGNALPLSNIPLGTVVHNVEMTPGKGGQMVRAAGAGAQIAAKEGDFVTLKLPSGEVRMVRRECYATIGQVGNTEHNNQSLGKAGRNRWRGRRPMVRGSVMNPVDHPHGGGEGCAPIGRSGPVTPWGKPTLGYKTRKKKKLSNALIVRRRRKGSKRGKGGRNA
- the xseA gene encoding exodeoxyribonuclease VII large subunit, translated to MTDRQDSLTLSVSDLTHKITQLLKTEIGYVRVSGEISGFKVAYSGHRYFTLKDESAQIDCVLWHSRLVDFVIADGMMAIVTGQIAVYATRGKYQIDCHAIAPMGQGDLYLAFEALKRDLAEKGFFDPDRKRPLPVLPLRIGVVTSATGAAVQDILSTLARRSPHCRVYLCPAAVQGEAAPYEIANAIAALDRVNVDVAIVGRGGGSLEDLWAFNTATVAQAIYDSVVPIVAAVGHETDFTIADFVADVRAATPTAAAELVTQFHQLALMQLLHQNAERLYAGIQNAIVQRHQQIDSLSRSYAFQRFKDRLQNYAQQVDDAETSLRSDIRRCIDRSNSKLEAIASHAKSLHPLAPLKRGFALLEADGRAVKVDESLENCDRIAIIRQHEVAYVKIEQVQPGQGLNPLAEDWDINTNVEDSGI
- the rpsC gene encoding 30S ribosomal protein S3, with protein sequence MGQKIHPTGLRLGITQPHLSRWFAGGDRYPALAEEDHKIRQYIEKTLSSAGIAEILIERKADQVDLEIRTARPGVVVGRGGSGIEQLRQGLVKHLSQGDGMRKSGTSQIRINVVEVARVDAESPLIAEYIAQQIERRVSFRRVVRQAIQRAQRAGVEGIKVQIGGRLNGAEIARTEWVREGRVPLHTLRADIDYSYKTAQTIYGVIGIKVWIFKGEIIAGEETAPPQNQPRRRQQRRRPQFEDRSGAEG
- the rplE gene encoding 50S ribosomal protein L5: MSNRFKDAYKNQAVPKLIEQFKYQNVHEVPRFDKVVVNRGLGEASQNAKALEASLSELAIVTGQKPVVTRAKKAIAGFKIREGMPIGMMVTLRRDRMYAFLDRLINFALPRIRDFRGVSPKSFDGRGNYTLGVREQLIFPEISYDSIDQIRGMDISIVTTANTDEEGRALLKAMNMPFREQ
- the rplP gene encoding 50S ribosomal protein L16 translates to MLSPRRTKFRKQQRGRMAGPATRGNELDFGDYGMQALEPAWITSRQIEASRRAMNRYIRRGGKIWIRMFPDKPVTQRAAETRMGSGKGAPEFWVAVIKPGRVMFEVAGVPEDIAKEAIRLAAAKMPIKTRFIKREKD
- the xseB gene encoding exodeoxyribonuclease VII small subunit; protein product: MPRAKSTSTPSFEQQLERLEQIVEVLDRGDAPLDELLKLYEEGMALTQTCRLYLETAQQKIVIIDGQTSASTANRIDSEDEF
- the rplO gene encoding 50S ribosomal protein L15, with product MKIEDLRPQAGAKHRKRRVGRGISAGQGASGGFGMRGQKSRSGRPTRPGFEGGQIPLYRRLPKLKHFPIVNPKHFTIVNVENLAQLPKGSSVTMESLMDAGIVTQNDGPLRILGRGELNVALTVHANSFSTGAKSKIEAAGGTCHSTSA
- the rplR gene encoding 50S ribosomal protein L18, whose translation is MKVSHKQATHSRHQRIRRHLSGTADRPRLSVFRSNQHIVAQVIDDVAQHTLAAASTLEVELKSSLASTSNCDASAKVGELLAKRALAAGISQVVFDRGGNLYHGRVKALAEAAREAGLDF
- the rpsE gene encoding 30S ribosomal protein S5; the protein is MAERRRDRNSRGGGSDAEGSEEKRGKGKRGDAKKGGDRAARTEKDSEWQERVVQIRRVTKVVKGGKKLSFRAIVIVGNEKGQVGVGVGKASDVIGAVKKGVVDGKKHLVQVPLTKSDSIPHPSSGVGGGAKVMIRPASPGTGVIAGGAVRTVLELAGVKNILAKQLGSGNPLNNARAAVSALSALRTFRDVANAREIPVDALYH
- the secY gene encoding preprotein translocase subunit SecY, which gives rise to MVISKGKTPSAQETFMQMAQAAGLRSRLLITMGILILVRLGIFLPLPDVNRQVFSQAVKGNQIINFIDIFSGGGLSALGIFALGIIPYINASIIMQLMTAALPTLENLQKNEGEAGRRKISQYTRYVALGWALLQGFGIGIWLQGVGYNGVPAVENPGPVFLIETMLALSAGSMFVMWASELVTEKGVGNGASLLIFISIVAGLPRSLGSTIKLAQEDSSRVGGVILLLAVFLLMTVAIVFVQEGTRRIPIISARRQVGRKLYREQANYLPLKLNQGGVMPIIFASSVLILPASLGQFSNNPVLVQVSTFLAPNTWGYVALYLVLILGFSYFYSSLIINPVDLSQNLKKMGSSIPGIRPGTATSTYISGVLNRLTLLGAIFLGAVAVVPTAVERATGVQTFSGIGATSLLILVGVAIETAKQIQTYVISQRYEGMVKQ
- the rplF gene encoding 50S ribosomal protein L6 gives rise to the protein MSRIGKRPIPVPNKVTVTIAGQHVTVKGPKGELQRTLPNQVEVVQSDSVLQVNRRDDSRPARQMHGLCRTLVANMVEGVSEGFQRRLEIQGVGYRAQVQGTTLILNVGYSNPVPVEAPAGIQLAVENNTNVIVTGIDKESVGNIAAQIRAVRPPEVYKGKGIRYAGEVVRRKAGKTGKK
- the rplN gene encoding 50S ribosomal protein L14; this translates as MIQQETYLNVADNSGAKKLLCIRVLAGGNRKFGAVGDVIIAAVKDATPNMPVKKSDVVRAVIVRTRNSIRRESGMSIRFDDNAAVIINQEGNPRGTRVFGPVARELRDKNFTKIISLAPEVL